One stretch of Podospora pseudoanserina strain CBS 124.78 chromosome 4, whole genome shotgun sequence DNA includes these proteins:
- a CDS encoding hypothetical protein (EggNog:ENOG503P91C; COG:S), whose translation MIAIKSILALLALGTASVLAAPAASIKSSPRQGNEVSVFACTEARFTGECRMLPTPAEQCFNIDPAWNDVISSIQNLERDRFKCKWFEHQNCEGKEYKNQDDADLTDGNGFFDDRITSWFCERK comes from the exons ATGATTGCAATCAAGTCCatccttgccctccttgccctcggcaCTGCCTCTGTTCTTGCAGCTCCTGCTGCAAGCATCAAGTCCTCGCCTCGTCAGGGTAACGAGGTTTCCGTCTTTGCCTGTACCGAAGCACGCTTCACCGGGGAGTGTCGCATGCTCCCGACACCGGCCGAACAATGCT TCAACATTGATCCGGCCTGGAATGACGTTATCAGCTCCATCCAGAATCTTGAGAGAGACAGGTTCAAGTGCAAGTGGTTTGA GCACCAGAACTGCGAAGGAAAGGAGTACAAGAACCAGGATGATGCCGATCTGACGGATGGGAACGGCTTTTTCGATGATCGCATTACTTCTTGGTTTTGCGAGAGGAAGTGA
- the EG1 gene encoding Endoglucanase EG-1 (EggNog:ENOG503NZ99; COG:G; CAZy:GH7) yields the protein MSSLATLLTAGLTLSGLAVAQKPGPTKEVHPKITTYRCSKKHGCKPQTNYIVLDSLAHPVYQAAAPQYGCGDWGQKPNATACPTKEACAKNCIMDGVSDYSAYGVTTNETALTLEHILPNGKFVSPRVYLLDKTKQKYEMLKLTGNEFTFDVDATRLPCGMNSALYLSEMPADGNKSKLNKGGAYYGTGYCDAQCFTTPFIGGEGNIEGKGSCCNEMDIWEANSRATHVAPHTCNKPGLYLCEGEECGGTKAGVCDKPGCGWNPYRVNVTDYYGNSDEFKVDTRRPFTVITQFPADKNGKLTSIKRFYQQDGKTIETYSVDVDGLPKVDGLNDEFCAATGAERFLELGAHKGMGEAMTRGMVLAMSIWWDEGGFMNWLDSGEAGPCAPTDGDPKNIVKVEPFPVVTYDNMRWGEIGSTFKVEKEGKGKGKGKHRRSIQ from the exons ATGTCCTCCCTCGCCACTCTTCTCACGGCCGGCCTCACCCTCAGCGGGTTGGCTGTTGCCCAAAAGCCCGGTCCCACCAAGGAGGTGCACCCCAAGATCACCACCTACCGCTGCAGCAAGAAGCACGGTTGCAAGCCCCAGACCAACTACATCGTCCTCGACTCGCTTGCTCACCCCGTCTaccaggctgctgctcctcagtATGGCTGCGGTGACTGGGGCCAGAAGCCCAACGCCACCGCCTGCCCTACTAAGGAGGCCTGCGCGAAAAACTGCATCATGGACGGTGTCTCCGACTACTCGGCCTACGGTGTCACGACCAATGAGACGGCCCTGACTCTCGAGCACATTCTCCCCAACGGAAAGTTTGTCAGCCCAAGAGTCTACCTTTTGGACAAGACCAAGCAGAAGTATGAGATGCTCAAGCTCACCGGCAACGAGTTCACCTTCGACGTCGACGCCACCCGCCTTCCTTGCGGCATGAACTCTGCTCTGTACCTGAGCGAGATGCCCGCCGATGGCAACAAGAGCAAGCTCAACAAGGGCGGTGCTTACTACGGCACTGGTTACTGCGATGCTCAGTGCTTTACCACCCCCTTcattggtggtgag GGCAACATCGAAGGCAAGGGCTCCTGCTGCAACGAGATGGACATTTGGGAGGCCAACTCCCGCGCCACCCACGTCGCGCCCCACACGTGCAACAAGCCCGGCCTCTACCTCTGCGAAGGCGAGGAGTGCGGCGGCACCAAGGCCGGTGTCTGCGACAAGCCCGGCTGCGGGTGGAATCCCTACCGCGTCAACGTGACTGACTACTACGGCAACTCGGACGAGTTCAAGGTCGACACCCGCCGCCCTTTCACCGTCATCACCCAGTTCCCCGCCGACAAGAACGGCAAGCTCACCTCCATCAAGAGGTTCTATCAGCAAGATGGCAAGACCATTGAGACGTACTCGGTTGACGTCGATGGTCTCCCCAAGGTTGACGGTTTGAACGACGAGTTCTGCGCCGCTACTGGTGCCGAGAGGTTCCTCGAGCTGGGCGCCCACAAGGGCATGGGCGAGGCGATGACGAGGGGTATGGTTCTTGCTATGAGCATCTGGTGGGACGAGGGCGGCTTCATGAACTGGCTCGACAGCGGCGAGGCTGGGCCGTGCGCACCTACTGATGGTGACCCGAAGAATATTGTCAAGGTTGAGCCCTTCCCCGTTGTCACTTATGACAACATGAGGTGGGGTGAGATTGGCTCTACATTcaaggttgagaaggagggcaagggcaagggcaagggcaagcaCAGACGCTCGATTCAGTAG